The following is a genomic window from Clostridium fungisolvens.
TTTCATCTGTAACTCTTCAAGCTGCAAGTGGTAAGCAAATAGAATTGCTACCCCACCAAAATCAACTAGTGTACGAATTATAAATATTTCAGAGGTAAATTGACTACTAAACGGTGAACTCTTTAGTACATAACTTAAATTACTTACTGTAAATATTACAGTGCCTATGATAATAACTGATAAAAGCTCTCGTGCTGTAATATCAATATTCTTTCTCTTTATCTTGTTTCGTACGTCCATGTAATAAAAAGCTCCATAGACCAGCGAGTGAATTATTACTAAAAACAGGATGTTTACTAAAATTACTTTAGGAATATTTAAATGTACTACTGAGTAGTAATATATTTGCCATTCGAAAGATGCAGCAAACTCACCCATAATAAAAGCTCGCACACATAAATATATTGCATTCAAAAAAGATATCTCACAGCAGCAATAGATAAATAATAGCATCGTCAGAACACATAGTAAAATACAAGGTATGAAAAAAATAACTGGAACACTGCTACTTAGCATCAACAACCCTACTAATATAATTAGAAAAAGGCTCTCCACTACCCATCGCAGCCTTCCAGAGATACGTTTTGGACCTTGAAAAATAAATAACATACAAGCAAGCCAATATGCAATTGCATAATACCACCATGGTGTATTTGCACTATTAGCAATATTCATTTGCTTACCTCATTCATGTAATTATTAAGCATATCAAGAAGTTCTTTTTTTCGAGACCTACTAACCTGCAAAGTATCCGCTCCAACAACTACATCGCTATTTTGAAAACTTTCCACATATTCTAGATTAATGAGAAAACATTTATTACATCTAAAGAAGATATCATTATTGATGCTATTCTCCAAATCCTTCATAGAACCTTTAGTGGTATAACTACCTTCTGTTGTATGAAATATTAAATCATGATTTTGAACTTCAACATAATGAATTTTTGATATGTCTAATTTCTTCAATCCACCTTTTAATGCGATGGTGATATACTTCTTGGATCGTCTTTTCATTCGACTAAGTGCACGATCAATACGTTGGGATAGAGCAAAGTAATTAATAGGCTTTAAAACATAATCTAGAGCTTCAACTTCATATCCCTTCATAACATACTGCGGCATGTTAGTGATAAAAATAATAACTACTTCGTTGTCAACCTTCCGAATTTCTTCCGCTGTAGTCATCCCGTCCATAAATTTCATTTCAATATCTAATAAGATAATATCGTAATCAGCCTTATAATTTGTAGCAATATCTTCACCATCTGAGAATGTAGTAATACGAATTCTTTCTTTTCTCTCTTTTTCATACTGTTTCAGATATTCTTTTAGAGTTTCTACGTAAGTTTTATCGTCCTCAACTACTGCAATATGAAGCATATACTCCCCCCTATAGATATAGCTTTAGTTTTTCTATCTTTATATAGAATCAACAAGTTTTATCTTGTGGATATTTAAGCAAACGTTTTCCTATCTATTACTATTAAAATCCACCTAAATTTGAGATAGATATAATTTTTACAGATTCATTATAACAGACTTATTCATTAAATAAAAAGTCATTTTCCTAACTTTACAAATTAAGTAATAGCTGTTACTACTTCTTACATTATAATTGCAATATAATTTTCTAAAGAATAAAATATAAAACACTCACCAAAGAAACCTTCTTTAGTGAGTGTTTTTACTCATTTGCCTTTCCAATATACTTATAATCTATGTGATACTATACTTTAAGAATTAATACCTACCAAATACACAACTATTTTATGCTCTTCATTAATTAAAAGCTTATCTATAATATTTTTATCTAAAATAAATGAACCATCATTTAGCTTTAACTCTAAATTCTCTCCATTTAAAGTAACTGCACCAATTCTATATTCGCCATATTCTAATTGACTTTCATTTTTATATTCTACATTTATCTTTCTACCATCAAATATAGTAAAGGCTGATGCAGTACTATTACCATCAAATTGTGCTTTAACTAATTTAGGCTCAAGCATAAGATCACCTAAGAATCCCTTTACTCCATATACCTCATTAAGCATTGTAAGTAGCAGCCAACTTGCTGAACCTGTAAGATAGTTATACATTCCTCTGCCACGCTCACTAATGTACTCAGGTATACCTGGTAAAATCCTACTCTTTTCAAAGTCATTGCAATGGTTATATATCATATCTAGAATCTCAAAACCTTCTTTTGCAAAACCTCTTTTGTAAAGAGCATTTATATACATGATTGTCATATGGCTAAACATAGCACCATTTTCTTTATGTCCATAGGCAAAGCCAAAACCTCTACCCATATTCAGCTTAACTTCCTTAAAATCAGTATTTAATCTTATACCGCCAACCTTTGGATCCTTTAAATATCTATTTACAGATTTAATAACCTTCTCAATAAGCTCTTTGTCAGCTACACCGCCCATTATCGGAAACACTTGTCCTGTCAATGTCATTCTTGTACCTGTTTCAAAGTCCCCTTCTAATGCTTTCCCATCATTATCATAGTAGCCATTAAACCATTCAAAGCCTTCAGAATTCTTTATTAATTCCTTAGCTTTTATATGGTCCATTATCCATTCAGCTTTTTTCTTAATATCAAAGGAAAGTTTGTCTATATCAATTTTTATCTTTTCCCCAGAAACATCATGAGTACAAAGCTCAAAATATTTCCTTAATAAATTATTTTTTTCATCAACAGAGTTATAATCTATTGAATCATAAATAGTATCTATTAAAATTGACATTTCCTTAGCAATTTCTACAGATTCTATTTCCAACTTATCTTTTAATTTTAATAGCAATTCACTTAATTCTAAGAGGTTGCTTCCATATAAAGCAGTAAATGCAACACTTTCTCCTTTTTCGTCTGCCATATCAAAGGCATCATTCCAGTCAGCACCTTCAAGCCTCATATTATTATGCATTCCTACATTATAAAAAGCTGTTAAATGCTGAATTAAGATGTGTTCAAGGATACTACCTTTATATATTTTTCCTGAATGATCCTTTTGCTTATTTCCATAGCTATCGTTCCATTCATGATCTACAGCTTTTGAACGGAAACATTGCTTGTCTTTAAAATACTCTTGTTCCACAAGTAAAAATTCCAATTCACCACTCAAATCTAAATACAATTTTGTAGTGACAAATGGCCATGCACCGTGATCCATCCAGGTTCTAGAGATGTTGTTTCTATCTGCAATAAACTCTCCTGGTTTTGTTCCTATAATGGTTGCATTACTTCCATCAAATCTAACTCCAATAAAGTTATTGTATAGTAATTCTCTTACAGGTGCAGGTTCAAGAAGCAATAGTGCTAAACAATCCTGCCATAGGTCTCTCCAGCCTCTTCCCCCTCTTCCGTAATCATGGTGAGGTAAAAATGAGCATCCATATATTCTTCTCATAATAGGCTGTAGCTCTACCCATTTCATCCATGAGTCAAAAGCTTCATTAGAAGATGAAAAGTTTAAATTATATAACTTTCTTTCCCAATATTCTTTGTTATTATCTAATTCACTTTCAAACTTAGCCACACTACCATATGACTTTATAAATTCTTCTGAATCAGAATTATTTTCTCTAATCCCCATAATCACTATATAGGAGCTGCTTTCTCCAGGCTTTAGCTCACATTCCTTAAATCTTATTGCTCCCATTGCATCATATCCGTCTATCTCTTCTCCTTCTTTGCAATAGTTTGTTAGATTCTTTATAACAGCCTCAGGATACTGAAGACTTCCACCTTCTCCAATAAAATCTTCCTCTACTGGGAAGAATCCTTCAGGTGTTATTCCATCGCCTTCAACAGCTTGTACTGTATATGAAATTGTATTAATCCTATGCCCTCTTTCATCAAAAGTAAGAGTTGGCGTAACACGAACTCCATACTCATCGGTATATATTCTTTGAAGCAATGATGTTACGTGTCTATGATCTCTTATATTATCTGCTGAACGTCCATAAATTGGTACAGCAGCAGTAGGTGTAAATCTTAAATTCTCTGAATTTGTATTTGTTATTGTTATCTTCATTAATTCAACATTATGCTTACTAACTGGTACAAAGTTTGTTATCTCTGATCTTACTCCAAGCTTTGTATTTTCTCTTATTACTTTTTGCCAAAGAAAGCCTGCATGTAGCTGTACACTTTCTTCGCTTTGTTCTTTAAAGCTAAGACTCATTTGATCAGAGGAATTTCCCGCTGCTGACCATGCAACGTCTTTATCTATATACAACCAAAAGTTTCTTGAATTTGCTGGAAAATTTAAGCTTCTTACTGATACTGGTTCCATTAGAAAGGCATTTTGATTAATCTTAATATCTCCTGCTAGTAATGGGGTTATTGAACTCATCATTCCATTTTCATTTGCCAAAGGAAAATACAGTCCACTAGTTTTGTGTGGATTTTCTAATGTAAACTCACCACTTTTGCCAATAAAGTTCCATGATGAATTTTTTATTTTTTCTACCATAATATCCTCCAATAAAATTTTTAATTATTTTTTATCCCTAGATCATAAACTCTCACGTAATCTACTTCCATAGCTTGTGGAAAAATACTGTCATCAATGCCCTTTTGGCCACCCCAACTTCCACCAACTGCAATGTTTAATATTAAGTGAAATGGTTTATCATATGGCCAAGATTTCCACTTTTCTTCTTTGTCAGTTACAGGATCATATTCAGTAGTAAAATATTTTTGATTGTCCACAAAAAAGTCTATCTTATTAGGTCTCCACTCCATCGCATATACATGAAATTCAGTGTCAACATTATCAACCTTTATTTGTGCAGTTTTTTGTGTATTTGCCTTCCAATAATATTTTAGTGAATGTGCTGTAGCATGTATTGTACCTTGATCAAAACCTACATGCTCCATTATGTCTAGCTCTCCACTTTGTGGCCATGCTCCATAGTCACTATTTTCAGGCATCATCCATATTGCCGGCCAAGTCCCTACCCCTTTAGGTAACTTTGCTCTAATTTCAAATCTTCCATAGCACCAAGAATCTTTAGTTAAAAGCCTCGCAGAAGTATATTCATTAAAGGCATATTTTTCTTTATTTGCAGTAATTATTAGTTTTCCATCCTTAACCTTAGCATTTGAAAGTTCATCAGTATAGCACTGCTTTTCATCGTTTCCCCAACCTGATCCACCAATATCATATCGCCACTTTTCTTTATTCGGTGCTCCATCTTCATTGAAATCGTCTTCAAATACTAGCTTCATATTCTCCTTATTTTTCCCATCTATGTTCATTTTTTTCTCCTTTCTCTCACTTATAATAACATTTATTCCAATAAATATCACTACTGTAATGCTTAATAGTATACCTATTCCTAAATATATCTTTTTATTTCTCACACACTAACACTCCTTGTATTGCAAACATATAGTTACCTTGTGCTCTTTATTGTCTTCAAAAATCTTAATGATATTTCCTTCAATTTCTACATCATCTACCTTAATAGAGTATGAAGAGTCCTTTATTCTTAAAAATCCTTCTGGTTTTGTGATTCTAATATTATATGTGGCTTTACCAGTATTAAGAATAATGTTTATAAACTTTTGCTCTTCCATAAGTATTGGATCTATTTCAATACCTCCAGCTGTATATTGGATACCGAAGGCATCAAATAAAGATAAGGTAAGCCAAGTAGAGGTTCCGCTCAATGTAGGTCCAATATTTTCACCTGTATCGCTATTATTATATTGCGTACAAAATCTTGGATTTCCACAAGTTACATATGGATGTTCCATGGTTTTATAAGGTAAAACTAAATTGATCATCCAATAAGCTGTAGCTGTAAGTCTTCTTGCTAATTCATTACTTTCAACTTTTTTAGCAGCTTTAAGCATAGCACTGGTTGCCATCATAGTGGCATGTTTGAATATTCCTCCATTCTCTCTATCTCCCGGGAAATACTCACCGGTTGCTGTCCCTATTGCAATCTTTTCTAAATCCGTAGGACTGATAAGTTTTATACCATAAGGAGTCTTCAAATGTTCATCTATAGAGTCCAGCATTACTTCTATCTGCTCTTCAGTGGCACAATTAGCTAAAATAGACCAGCTAAAGGAGTTTAAAAAATACGTTCCATCTTTATTAGGATCCGCAGAAAGTTTATCTCCCTTTGCTCCAAGGTATGTGAACTCGCCATCCTTGTATCTATTAAACAGTACTCTTGCAAAGAAATCACTCTTCCATGCATGCTCCTGTAGATTCTTATAAAGCTTCTCAGATACACTCTCTAGATTACTGCAATACTCTTCATCTCCTTTGAGCTCTCCAATTTCAATCATTTCTTCAAAAGCTAGCTTTAATAAGAATCCATTCATAACACTTTCAGAATAATCACTTTCAAATGGTTCTCCATTCTTTTGTGTTCTTGCTATCTGTTCATTATATCTTCTTTCTTTTTCCACACCATTTATATAGTCAGGATCAAGCTTCAAGCAATCATTCCAATCTGCAAAGTCAAGTAGTGGTATCCCATGCTTACCAATTGATATTTCTCCTGAATATCTTAATATTGCTTTCATAGTGTCATATAAACTTCTTGTCTTTATTGGATCGCTTCCCCCAATTTCACACTTTTCATCAAGAAAATCCATATCACCTGTTATATTTATATATCTAAATACAGCTTGAATCAGCCACAATCCATCATCTGACCATTTTCCTGGCTCTTTTCCAACCCAGAAAAAATTATGATATGCATAACCAAATTCAAATACTTTTTCAGCCCATTCCTTAATCAAGTTTTTTACAAGAGCTTTTTCTCCCATACCTACAAAATAGTACATAGATGCATAAATATCCTGTATTTCTCTAAAACCAATCTCTCTATAACCTTTTTGAGTTTGATCAAAGGAACGGGATACAAAGGTTTGATATAGTACCTGAAAAGGAAGATTCTTATTAACATAAGTATCAAAGTTACTGTCTTCTGATATAACTTGCATATAACTACTATACCTATTAATAAAACTTTGACTGCTCTCAAAAGCTTTTTTAACCTCTTTTTCATCTCTATATTTATTTATTAAGTTCTGTACTTCGTTTTTGAAGCTATTTTCATCAAATTCGTCATTTGCTTTGTTTGAAACTAGTCCTGTAAAATTATCAACGGTAACCTTATCTAAGGCTTGTATAGTAAAATCACTACTAAGCGCAAAGAATCCTGGACCTTTTCTGTTCAAATTATTACTGAGTTTGTATAATCCCTCAGGTCTTTCCAAAGAAGCATTTCCCACAAACTCACTATAACTTGTACAAAATTCCTTAGGTAGTAGCGATCTATTTTCATTGTGAGTGATCATAGTATGAAATCTATAATCTCCTTTTGTATACATAGGGTAATAATCTGAAGAAATTGCTTCTACATGTCCATCTTCATCAGTGTATACCTTCGCCTGCATAATTACATTGCTATATAAAACATCCTCCATCAATGCACCAGGGGCAGCACTTCCAAACATACCTGTATAAACTATTTTGATTTTCCTTGCCCTACTAGTATTATTTATTAATTTAATTTGCTGCGCTTCTACAGCTATAGGCATATTTTCTTCCTGTGGTAATAGGAAGATTAGCCTTTCTATTTCCAAGCCACATTTAGTCTTATAATAAATTTCAGTGTAATTTTGAGCATGTACACATTTACCACTTTCTATATTTTCATCCTTAACATTTGCCGAATAAAATATTTGCCTTCCATCTTCCACTAAGTAGAACTGACGATTTGCAGGAAATCCATTTTCATCTTGAAGCATATCCCATCTTGTAGCTAATACTTGAGTGGCAGCATGTGCTCTAAAGCTTCCTCTTCCAAACTTATCTACTACACTCTTTGGAGTAGTCTGAAGAGCATGGGAAAATCCCAGTCTATTGCCAAGCAACAGATTTGTATTGAAATGAGGTCCAGGAGCAGGGGCTCTTAGGTCTATTTCATGTTCTCCATTTTCGTTAATACTTCCCACACCGTAAGTTATATTTTGTACTATTTCGTTTATCTTTTTACTAAGCTCAAAATCTAATAATATTTCAGTAATTTCACCATTTCTACTTGTTAATAAAGCTGTGTCATATATATCTTTAGTAAGCTTAATCATTACAAATTCATTTTCTTCTAAGACTTCATCCAATAGCTTAGCTATTTCTCTATCCTTAAATATTTCTAAAGTAACAGGAATTTTGATTTGTAAATTAGTTACACCTACTGCCTTTTTATAAGTACTGTCATAGAATATTCCATCTATAACTGCCCCTTTTTCAATTTTCTCTGAAAATATTACTCTTAATTTATGATCAGCTGACTGTTTTACTTGTCTTGCTACTACTTCTCTCATCATACACCTCCAAAATATACTAATTAATAAAATATAAAATTCAACATATTTATAATTGTGAAAAATAGGGATTTAATTTAAAATCCCTATTTTACCTTCAAATAATATTTAGCCTTTAACCGCTCCTGCTGTCATACCACTAATAAACTTCTTTTGAAGCGCAAAAAACATTATTAGAACTGGAATTGTTGTTACAACACTTGCTGCCATCATTAAATCGTATCTATTTTGGTAATTACCAACGTAAAGTCTTATTCCAACTGGAATTGTCTGAGTAGAAATATCTGTAGTTAGTACCCACGCAAATAATAGTTCATCCCAAGCCATTAGAAAAATATATATACCAGTGGCAATAATTCCTGTAGTTGAGATAGGTAATATTATTCGTATCAAGGCACCGAATTTTGAACATCCATCTATGCGAGCTGCTTCTTCCAATTCCTTTGGTATAGTTGCAAAAAATCCTCTTAGTATCCATATACTAAATGGAATAAAGAATGCTGAATAAGTAATTATCACTCCAGGATATGTATTCACTATTCTTATTCCAAAGTTCTCCTGAATCTTAATAAACATTATATAAAGAGGCAATAAAAACATCATACCTGGTATCATTTGCGTAGCAAGTACTGTTCCTCCAAAAATACCTGAACCAGGAAATTTGTATTTTGCAACTGCATAGCCAGCAAAAATTGCTAAGCCTAATGTAACTAAAGTAGTTACACCACAAATAATTAAACTGTTCTTAAGATACGCAAAGAAATTTATGTTTTGCCACATTTCAATATAATTATGCCAATTAACCGGCTTTCCTAGAGTACCTGTTGCTAATTCTCCTTGAGTCATTAATGAACTTAAGACCATCCAAATTATTGGAAATACGCTACTTATTATTAGTATAAATAAAACAATATTTGCCGCTATATGCTTTGCCTTCTTTTTTCTTCTAACACTTTGTACGTAACTCGTAGCCATTATTCATCCACCACCAAACTATCTCTAAATACTCTATACCATATCCACACAAGGGTAAGAACACATATCATTACTACAATAGTAGCCGCTGCACCAGTACCAAAGTTCCATGTTTGGAAAGAGTTTCTCTGAATATTTGTCATCAATAAATCTCCCCATTTACCAGGATATCCTGCACCATGTCCAAACATCATTGAAACAATATTATAAGAATATATATAATTAATCATTCCAAAGAGCATTTGGATACCAATTACCGGTTTAAGCAATGGTAAGGTTATATTTCTAAACTTTTGAACTGCATTTGCTCCATCTATTTCTGCTGCTTCATAAAAATCATCAGATATACTTTGAAGCCCTGCTAGTAGCATTATCATTACAAGTGGTACATTTCTCCATATGGTAGGTATTATTATTGCAGGAAGTACATTAGGTCCAGTAAGCCAGAAAGGCTTGCTTGGAAGAATATGTAGCCAATCTACCAATATTCTATTAATAATACCTGTGTCCTGCTGCCACATAAATCCCCACAGCATACCTACTACATAAGAAGGCACAACCCAAGGAGTTAATAATAAAGTTCTTGCAATTCCTCTAAACTTAAATTCTCTATTAACTACCATAGCTGACGCCAATCCTAAAACTATAACTAAGACACTACAAATAAGTCCATATATTCCTGTATTTCTAAGTGCCTCTAAAAATCCAGAACGCATATTACTTGAGGTGTCAAACAAAACCTTATTAAAATTATCAAATCCTGCAAATGGTGCATTTAAAAATTGTTTCAACGTAAACTGATTAAGTTTAAGTATTGAAAAATATAATCCTTGTATCATAGGTATAAGTTGTACAATTACCATAGCAATTACTGCTGGTGCTATAAGTGCATATGCAAATTTATTTTTCCGTATATTTTTTATAATGCCATTCTCACGCCTTGTCCGTATGACTGGATTCTTCTCTATCTCCATGTGGCACCTCCTATAACGACCTATATGTCTAATATAAATTATACAGGGGTCACCCCTGTATAATTTAATTAACTATTCTTATTTCTATTATTTTTGTTGGCTAAGAACTGCATTAACATCATTAGCTGCTGCGTCTAACTCTTTCTGATTTTTAGCAGGATCATACGCTCCATTAACACCCATTACATTATCCCATACATTTGACAAACCTTTTTGTAATAGTGATTCTGATGGTGCCCAACCTGGGATTGAAGGATATGATTTACCATATTGTAATTGTTGCTTGAATACTGATAACAATGGATCGTCAGTTACAAACTTGTCATCAAATGATTTAGCATTTGTTGGTAGATTACCATGTTTCTTAGCATATGCTACCTGTGCATCAGCTGATGAAAGGTAAGCTAATAACTTGATAGCTTC
Proteins encoded in this region:
- a CDS encoding sensor histidine kinase; translated protein: MNIANSANTPWWYYAIAYWLACMLFIFQGPKRISGRLRWVVESLFLIILVGLLMLSSSVPVIFFIPCILLCVLTMLLFIYCCCEISFLNAIYLCVRAFIMGEFAASFEWQIYYYSVVHLNIPKVILVNILFLVIIHSLVYGAFYYMDVRNKIKRKNIDITARELLSVIIIGTVIFTVSNLSYVLKSSPFSSQFTSEIFIIRTLVDFGGVAILFAYHLQLEELQMKFEVEKLQNILNMQYANYEMSEKSIAMVNEKYHDLKYQITMLREDVTSKESINYLDKMEQEIKIYEAQNKTGNKILDAILTGKKMYCQSNGIELTSVVDGASVSFMNVMDISTLFGNALDNAIESVKKLTDREKRLIHLVVKKQKDFVRIRVENCYKDELEFENGLPVTTKNDKKYHGYGLKSIQNTVKKYGGSVTINTEENWFELRILIPVPKS
- a CDS encoding LytR/AlgR family response regulator transcription factor, which translates into the protein MLHIAVVEDDKTYVETLKEYLKQYEKERKERIRITTFSDGEDIATNYKADYDIILLDIEMKFMDGMTTAEEIRKVDNEVVIIFITNMPQYVMKGYEVEALDYVLKPINYFALSQRIDRALSRMKRRSKKYITIALKGGLKKLDISKIHYVEVQNHDLIFHTTEGSYTTKGSMKDLENSINNDIFFRCNKCFLINLEYVESFQNSDVVVGADTLQVSRSRKKELLDMLNNYMNEVSK
- a CDS encoding GH36-type glycosyl hydrolase domain-containing protein; the encoded protein is MVEKIKNSSWNFIGKSGEFTLENPHKTSGLYFPLANENGMMSSITPLLAGDIKINQNAFLMEPVSVRSLNFPANSRNFWLYIDKDVAWSAAGNSSDQMSLSFKEQSEESVQLHAGFLWQKVIRENTKLGVRSEITNFVPVSKHNVELMKITITNTNSENLRFTPTAAVPIYGRSADNIRDHRHVTSLLQRIYTDEYGVRVTPTLTFDERGHRINTISYTVQAVEGDGITPEGFFPVEEDFIGEGGSLQYPEAVIKNLTNYCKEGEEIDGYDAMGAIRFKECELKPGESSSYIVIMGIRENNSDSEEFIKSYGSVAKFESELDNNKEYWERKLYNLNFSSSNEAFDSWMKWVELQPIMRRIYGCSFLPHHDYGRGGRGWRDLWQDCLALLLLEPAPVRELLYNNFIGVRFDGSNATIIGTKPGEFIADRNNISRTWMDHGAWPFVTTKLYLDLSGELEFLLVEQEYFKDKQCFRSKAVDHEWNDSYGNKQKDHSGKIYKGSILEHILIQHLTAFYNVGMHNNMRLEGADWNDAFDMADEKGESVAFTALYGSNLLELSELLLKLKDKLEIESVEIAKEMSILIDTIYDSIDYNSVDEKNNLLRKYFELCTHDVSGEKIKIDIDKLSFDIKKKAEWIMDHIKAKELIKNSEGFEWFNGYYDNDGKALEGDFETGTRMTLTGQVFPIMGGVADKELIEKVIKSVNRYLKDPKVGGIRLNTDFKEVKLNMGRGFGFAYGHKENGAMFSHMTIMYINALYKRGFAKEGFEILDMIYNHCNDFEKSRILPGIPEYISERGRGMYNYLTGSASWLLLTMLNEVYGVKGFLGDLMLEPKLVKAQFDGNSTASAFTIFDGRKINVEYKNESQLEYGEYRIGAVTLNGENLELKLNDGSFILDKNIIDKLLINEEHKIVVYLVGINS
- a CDS encoding glycoside hydrolase family 16 protein is translated as MRNKKIYLGIGILLSITVVIFIGINVIISERKEKKMNIDGKNKENMKLVFEDDFNEDGAPNKEKWRYDIGGSGWGNDEKQCYTDELSNAKVKDGKLIITANKEKYAFNEYTSARLLTKDSWCYGRFEIRAKLPKGVGTWPAIWMMPENSDYGAWPQSGELDIMEHVGFDQGTIHATAHSLKYYWKANTQKTAQIKVDNVDTEFHVYAMEWRPNKIDFFVDNQKYFTTEYDPVTDKEEKWKSWPYDKPFHLILNIAVGGSWGGQKGIDDSIFPQAMEVDYVRVYDLGIKNN
- a CDS encoding GH36-type glycosyl hydrolase domain-containing protein, with amino-acid sequence MREVVARQVKQSADHKLRVIFSEKIEKGAVIDGIFYDSTYKKAVGVTNLQIKIPVTLEIFKDREIAKLLDEVLEENEFVMIKLTKDIYDTALLTSRNGEITEILLDFELSKKINEIVQNITYGVGSINENGEHEIDLRAPAPGPHFNTNLLLGNRLGFSHALQTTPKSVVDKFGRGSFRAHAATQVLATRWDMLQDENGFPANRQFYLVEDGRQIFYSANVKDENIESGKCVHAQNYTEIYYKTKCGLEIERLIFLLPQEENMPIAVEAQQIKLINNTSRARKIKIVYTGMFGSAAPGALMEDVLYSNVIMQAKVYTDEDGHVEAISSDYYPMYTKGDYRFHTMITHNENRSLLPKEFCTSYSEFVGNASLERPEGLYKLSNNLNRKGPGFFALSSDFTIQALDKVTVDNFTGLVSNKANDEFDENSFKNEVQNLINKYRDEKEVKKAFESSQSFINRYSSYMQVISEDSNFDTYVNKNLPFQVLYQTFVSRSFDQTQKGYREIGFREIQDIYASMYYFVGMGEKALVKNLIKEWAEKVFEFGYAYHNFFWVGKEPGKWSDDGLWLIQAVFRYINITGDMDFLDEKCEIGGSDPIKTRSLYDTMKAILRYSGEISIGKHGIPLLDFADWNDCLKLDPDYINGVEKERRYNEQIARTQKNGEPFESDYSESVMNGFLLKLAFEEMIEIGELKGDEEYCSNLESVSEKLYKNLQEHAWKSDFFARVLFNRYKDGEFTYLGAKGDKLSADPNKDGTYFLNSFSWSILANCATEEQIEVMLDSIDEHLKTPYGIKLISPTDLEKIAIGTATGEYFPGDRENGGIFKHATMMATSAMLKAAKKVESNELARRLTATAYWMINLVLPYKTMEHPYVTCGNPRFCTQYNNSDTGENIGPTLSGTSTWLTLSLFDAFGIQYTAGGIEIDPILMEEQKFINIILNTGKATYNIRITKPEGFLRIKDSSYSIKVDDVEIEGNIIKIFEDNKEHKVTICLQYKEC
- a CDS encoding carbohydrate ABC transporter permease, giving the protein MATSYVQSVRRKKKAKHIAANIVLFILIISSVFPIIWMVLSSLMTQGELATGTLGKPVNWHNYIEMWQNINFFAYLKNSLIICGVTTLVTLGLAIFAGYAVAKYKFPGSGIFGGTVLATQMIPGMMFLLPLYIMFIKIQENFGIRIVNTYPGVIITYSAFFIPFSIWILRGFFATIPKELEEAARIDGCSKFGALIRIILPISTTGIIATGIYIFLMAWDELLFAWVLTTDISTQTIPVGIRLYVGNYQNRYDLMMAASVVTTIPVLIMFFALQKKFISGMTAGAVKG
- a CDS encoding carbohydrate ABC transporter permease — protein: MEIEKNPVIRTRRENGIIKNIRKNKFAYALIAPAVIAMVIVQLIPMIQGLYFSILKLNQFTLKQFLNAPFAGFDNFNKVLFDTSSNMRSGFLEALRNTGIYGLICSVLVIVLGLASAMVVNREFKFRGIARTLLLTPWVVPSYVVGMLWGFMWQQDTGIINRILVDWLHILPSKPFWLTGPNVLPAIIIPTIWRNVPLVMIMLLAGLQSISDDFYEAAEIDGANAVQKFRNITLPLLKPVIGIQMLFGMINYIYSYNIVSMMFGHGAGYPGKWGDLLMTNIQRNSFQTWNFGTGAAATIVVMICVLTLVWIWYRVFRDSLVVDE